ATGCGGGAAATCCTCCCCGGCCCCGCCGTGCGTCCGACCTGAAGCCGCGCCGACGTCCGCGTCCCCCGTCAGCCGCCGAGCTCCGAGCGCCGGCCTCCAGCAACCCCGCAAACACGAAGCCCCGGGCGCCGCGTGAAGCGGGCTGCCCGGGGCCTCATTGACGCGGCTCTCGCCACGCCCTTACTTCAGGCTTCGACTACTACAGGAACGACGCGATGAGCGCGATGCCGTCGTAGCCGCCCTTCGCACCGTAGACCTCGATGTAGTACTTGCCGGCCGGCACGTTCAGGAGGTTGCACACCTCGGACTGGTGCTCCTTCACGCTGCGGCAGTCGTACTCGAACTTCGTCGGGGCCGAGGCGGACCGGACGTACAGGTCGGGGTTGCCCTCGCCCTGGCCCGTCTGGATGTACAGGCTGTTCCGGCCGGTGCCAGGCCGACGCTCCGGGACCTGAATCGTGAACACCTGCGAGGAGCCAGCCACGCCCGACAGGGGCTTGATGGGCACGCCGCTCTGCATGGCCACGTAGCCACCCTTCCAGGTGACCGTCAGCGTCGCGCCAGAGTACGCGCTGAAGCCGTTCAGCATCACGTACCAGGTGCCGTGCTGCGGCGCGGGGAACGGGCAGGACTCCGCGTTGCCCGAACGGTACGGACGGCAGTCGTAGGTGGTCGTGGTCGGCGCGTTGTTGTAGCGAACGTACATGTCCGCGTCGCCCGTGCCGCCGGACAGCGTGAAGGTCAGGTCGTACGCGCCCTCGGGCACCGTCACGGAGAAGTACTGCTTCTCACCGCGACCGCCAGACAGGTTCGTGGCCGGCACGTCCTTCTCGATGGGGGTGGAGACCGGGGGAGGAACCGGCACGCCCACGCCGACC
Above is a genomic segment from Pyxidicoccus trucidator containing:
- a CDS encoding PPC domain-containing protein codes for the protein SQGGTHPRAKTTQVVAGIGIEKAARIFYKANVDLLLPSSNFEAAKTATEQAAAQLGYDAATIASVGNAWKAVGVGVPVPPPVSTPIEKDVPATNLSGGRGEKQYFSVTVPEGAYDLTFTLSGGTGDADMYVRYNNAPTTTTYDCRPYRSGNAESCPFPAPQHGTWYVMLNGFSAYSGATLTVTWKGGYVAMQSGVPIKPLSGVAGSSQVFTIQVPERRPGTGRNSLYIQTGQGEGNPDLYVRSASAPTKFEYDCRSVKEHQSEVCNLLNVPAGKYYIEVYGAKGGYDGIALIASFL